A region of Procambarus clarkii isolate CNS0578487 chromosome 22, FALCON_Pclarkii_2.0, whole genome shotgun sequence DNA encodes the following proteins:
- the LOC123757918 gene encoding uncharacterized protein, whose amino-acid sequence MPAYHGTKVAFHPEMHTMHNPRAREMLYARGKATPMVHPMFEALKSRHAQDKVDYARMMKMRDLRKMVADGGYPTFDSLKLLGAENDANYLDVFMTEGNKHRHHNENDSRARTRSGSHTSKGSNKRNVDVENIKKTLLGSLRSAASDENIYESVEVIQYRKTVEAISRQNKVRSVPKTGHPLFDHLRVENVLKPKRQHSGEHQQHHHHHHRRSEAHNSDGGSNSHSSSGSGDEFDYTRKPNCRFSRREVLGTSQGSKTLQKEARRPKHSSVQVAEAGSESDDDWAIPRPKICGRNRRTGATGLVTPHDESDSSSKSTGLR is encoded by the coding sequence ATGCCTGCCTACCACGGAACCAAAGTGGCATTCCATCCCGAGATGCACACTATGCATAATCCGCGCGCCCGAGAGATGCTCTACGCCCGGGGTAAGGCCACCCCTATGGTCCACCCTATGTTTGAGGCCCTAAAGAGTCGTCACGCCCAAGATAAGGTCGACTACGCCCGCATGATGAAGATGCGCGACCTGAGGAAGATGGTTGCAGATGGTGGGTATCCCACCTTCGACAGTCTCAAGCTCTTGGGCGCCGAGAACGACGCCAACTACTTGGACGTGTTCATGACAGAAGGGAACAAGCACCGACACCATAACGAGAACGACTCGAGGGCACGCACTCGCAGTGGCTCCCACACCTCTAAAGGCAGCAATAAACGTAATGTCGATGTCGAAAATATTAAGAAGACGTTATTGGGCAGTCTTCGCTCTGCTGCCAGCGATGAGAACATCTACGAGTCAGTGGAAGTGATCCAGTACCGGAAAACTGTTGAAGCCATCAGTCGCCAAAATAAAGTACGTTCCGTGCCAAAAACGGGTCACCCACTGTTCGACCACTTGCGGGTTGAGAACGTGTTGAAGCCCAAACGTCAGCACTCTGgcgagcaccagcagcaccatcaccaccaccaccgccgcagcGAGGCCCACAACAGTGATGGCGGCAGCAACAGCCACAGCTCCTCGGGGTCCGGAGACGAGTTCGACTATACGAGAAAACCCAACTGTCGTTTTTCTCGCCGCGAGGTGTTAGGGACTTCGCAGGGATCCAAGACACTCCAGAAGGAGGCGCGCCGCCCAAAACACTCCAGTGTACAGGTGGCGGAAGCTGGCTCCGAATCTGACGACGACTGGGCTATTCCACGTCCCAAGATCTGCGGTCGTAACCGACGGACGGGTGCGACGGGCCTCGTGACCCCCCATGACGAGTCCGATAGCTCAAGTAAGTCGACGGGTCTCCGGTGA